A single genomic interval of Microbacterium sp. BLY harbors:
- a CDS encoding NAD(P)/FAD-dependent oxidoreductase has translation MADHDVLIVGGGPVGLLVACLLAQDGRRVRVCERRTGPGTRTRAIGIHRPGLDALDAAGVGAGVRAEALRLSGGEVRSRGRCLASLTFPAERPILTLAQPRTEGLLRTRLRELQPEALRPGSAVRSVRDVGPFVRVGIHDAWGRREETASVVIVADGVRSRLRAAFGAGWVSRPGAATYTMLDVDAPEDDRAVLFFESEGLVESFPLPGGRRRWVVRTGSGQTVSSAAELAAMVAHRTGERVEGDPRAAVSSFRAAQHAARRVHRGRVVLLGDSAHEVSPIGGQGMNLGWADALRLAAALRGTDPQALPLLDGFARGVRRSAGRAQRRSAFFMAMGSPVVAPVAVAREGLVRALGSPPLRGWTTGLITMRGL, from the coding sequence ATGGCCGACCATGACGTCCTGATCGTCGGCGGCGGTCCCGTGGGCCTGCTCGTCGCCTGCCTCCTGGCGCAGGACGGGCGCCGGGTGCGGGTGTGCGAGCGCCGCACCGGGCCAGGCACGCGGACGCGGGCCATCGGCATCCACCGTCCGGGGCTCGACGCCCTCGATGCGGCGGGGGTGGGCGCCGGCGTGCGCGCCGAGGCTCTCCGGCTGTCGGGTGGCGAGGTGCGCAGCCGCGGTCGATGCCTCGCGTCGCTGACCTTCCCGGCGGAACGCCCCATCCTCACGCTCGCGCAGCCGCGCACGGAAGGGCTGCTGCGCACCCGACTCCGGGAGCTGCAGCCCGAGGCGCTGCGACCCGGGTCCGCCGTCCGATCCGTGCGGGACGTCGGTCCCTTCGTCCGCGTCGGGATCCACGACGCATGGGGCCGGCGGGAGGAGACGGCGTCCGTCGTGATCGTCGCCGACGGCGTGCGGAGCCGGCTGCGTGCGGCATTCGGTGCCGGGTGGGTCTCCCGGCCCGGGGCCGCGACCTACACGATGCTCGATGTCGATGCGCCCGAGGACGATCGTGCCGTGCTGTTCTTCGAATCGGAAGGGCTGGTCGAGTCGTTCCCGCTGCCGGGAGGTCGGCGTCGCTGGGTGGTGCGGACGGGCTCCGGTCAGACCGTGTCCTCGGCGGCCGAGCTGGCCGCCATGGTCGCGCACCGCACCGGGGAGCGGGTCGAGGGGGACCCCCGGGCCGCGGTGTCGTCTTTCCGCGCGGCCCAGCATGCGGCCCGCCGAGTGCACCGCGGTCGCGTGGTGCTCCTCGGGGACTCCGCGCACGAGGTGAGTCCGATCGGCGGGCAGGGCATGAACCTCGGCTGGGCGGACGCCCTCCGTCTCGCCGCCGCGCTGCGCGGGACCGATCCCCAGGCCCTTCCTCTCCTCGACGGCTTCGCCCGGGGTGTCCGGCGCTCCGCGGGGAGAGCGCAGCGGCGTTCCGCGTTCTTCATGGCGATGGGCTCCCCGGTGGTCGCGCCGGTGGCGGTCGCCCGCGAGGGACTGGTGCGTGCGCTCGGCTCTCCGCCACTGCGCGGCTGGACGACCGGCCTCATCACGATGCGCGGCCTGTGA
- a CDS encoding methyltransferase domain-containing protein, with product MDLSTRAVDIVELMDDPDADDEALGRTYQRFGAVNAVVSRPGRLYRRDIRPRAASGRRVRVLDIGAGGGDLCRDLVRRLRRDGLQADITALDADERAVRWASAHDDGAGIRYRHAFSGDLVAEGDTYDVVLSNHVLHHLDAGALRTVLEDSRALAGPRGLISHHDIARSRLAYTAFAAGTWPLARNALAGSFIRVDGLLSIRRSYTPDELAAVVPSGWEVRSHLPARLELRWEAADGRP from the coding sequence GTGGACCTCTCGACGCGCGCGGTCGACATCGTCGAGCTCATGGATGATCCCGACGCGGACGACGAGGCGCTCGGCCGCACGTATCAGCGCTTCGGCGCGGTGAACGCGGTCGTGTCCCGTCCCGGGCGTCTCTACCGACGAGACATCCGTCCCCGGGCGGCGTCCGGCCGCCGGGTGCGGGTTTTGGACATCGGCGCGGGAGGGGGCGATCTGTGCCGGGATCTGGTCCGGCGGTTGCGTCGGGACGGGCTGCAGGCCGACATCACCGCGCTCGATGCCGACGAGCGGGCGGTGCGCTGGGCCTCCGCGCATGACGACGGTGCGGGCATCCGCTATCGCCATGCCTTCTCCGGCGACCTCGTGGCGGAAGGGGACACCTACGATGTGGTGCTGTCCAACCACGTCCTCCATCATCTCGACGCGGGGGCGCTGCGCACGGTCCTCGAGGACTCCCGGGCGCTGGCCGGTCCCCGCGGCCTCATCTCCCATCACGACATCGCGCGCAGCCGCCTGGCGTACACGGCTTTCGCCGCGGGCACCTGGCCTCTGGCGCGCAACGCCCTCGCGGGCTCGTTCATCCGGGTCGACGGCCTCCTGAGCATCCGGCGCTCCTATACGCCGGACGAGCTCGCGGCGGTCGTCCCGTCGGGCTGGGAGGTGCGGTCGCACCTGCCGGCGCGGCTCGAACTGCGCTGGGAGGCGGCGGATGGCCGACCATGA